The sequence below is a genomic window from Gavia stellata isolate bGavSte3 chromosome 11, bGavSte3.hap2, whole genome shotgun sequence.
TGCAAAGCTGTTGCGGGTAGTCTGGCTGGGAAAGACTAGTGAGGGCACACACAaacctctcctgctcctcaGCTCTGTGTTGAGTGGCTTGTCTCAAAGGCTTTCTTCTTGTCCCAAAAATGCTGCACTGAATAAATAGGAAGGATTTGGTGATTACTACCATCACGCAAGCCAGGAGAAGGGTTCTCGGCATCTTTACTTGCTCTAGAAATCTACACTCCCCTCGCCTGCCTGTCCTGGTGCAGGCAAGCCTGATGCAGCCCATGCTGACCAGACACAACTGCTACTCCCGAGCATCCCATTGCTGCTGGGTGGTACCTCGGGAGCAGGCGGCGGCTGCGGCCCTCTTGCTGCGGCTAACAAAGCAGAGCTCGGCTAACtggcagcactgctgtgcaCCAGTAACACAGTCCTGTCTGGTTCCTGTGTCCCAGTGCCTGTGGtgtgccagcagcaggaggtgcgTGGAGTACCCTGTCCGAAGAGTCCTTCCCCCGGCCGACCTCTGCGAGCTCCGCTCTGCGCGCTGGGGAGTCTGCTGGGGTAAGTGAATCGCGCTCGAGCGATGACTGCGTTTAGTGCTTGCTGCTAAATGGTGCTGACTGCAGCTCACGCTAGTGGTAATGGGAGGTCTCCCTTGCCTCCCTTTCTCACCGCTGGTGTTGCGGTGACAGGCTGAAGTCAATCAGGGTTCTCCAAACTTCCTGAAGCGTGGGCGAGAAAGCAGAGCGTGAGCAGTCCCTGCCTTCTGGCAAGAAGGACCCGTGGGCTTTAGCTACTTTAAATACATTCATCATGCCTTGGTGTGATGGAGGCTTCCACACGTGGTCAGCGCCTAGGAACAAGAGTCAAAGGCGCTCTgcgggcagctgcctgtgcaaCCCTTCCCGGTGCTCAAAGAGTGCACACCAGTGTCTGACCCTTTGGCAGCTCTTTCCTCTGCACCCCGCGCATCGTTCCTTGCATGGCTTCCAGCTCTTCACCTTTAGCGGTGTGGCTGCTGTCCCAGGGAGGCTCTTTAAATTCCCGGGGGCTCTTGGAACCAGAAGTGAGATGACCTCTCTGGAGGCCTGCATGGGCTGCTTCTAGTGCTGAGCGTGCCGCGGTCCTGCTCAGCTCTTACCCACCTGAGAAAACACTCTCTTCCAAAACTAGCGCTGCGTAAGCTGTGCTGCAGCCGGCTGCCTGCGgccatagaatcacagaatcattaaggttggaaaagacctgtgagatcatcagtccaaccatcaactaacacctccatgcccactaaaccatgtcccgcagtgccatgtccacatgttccttgaacacctccagcgatggtgactccaccacctccctgggcagcctgttccagtgcttcaccactctctcaggaaaggaattgttcctaatacccagcctaaacctcccctggcacaacttgaggccattccctcttgtcctgtcacttgtcacttgggagaagagaccaacacccacctctctgcaaccccctttcaggtagttgtagagagcgatgaggtctcccctcagcctcctcttctccagactgaacacccccagctccctcagccgctcctcatcagacttgtgctccagacccctcaccagctccgtcgcccttctctggacacgctccagcacctcaatgtccttcttggagtgaggagCCCAGGTCACCTCCAGGAGCTTTTTCTGGCTGATAGCTGACTGTTGGCTGCCTTTTCTCCTTGGTGCTCTGTTTCCTGGTGGGTTTCTAGAGAAATTAGTCTTGTTTAGACCAAGCTTGGTGCATGCTAGTGCACAGAGAGAACCCAGCTTTTGGGGGTTGGGGCAGCTAGGAAGCAAGCTGGGGCTTGATTTCTCTCACCTGTCCCCTTGATGGAGAACTTGAAGTTGAATTGTGGTAACCTGTCATCTATTGTGCTCGAGGCTGGGCTCTCTTCTCTACCCACAAGAGAGTAAAAACCGCTCCCATTCCTTGTGGAGGAAGAATCTCCTCTTTGTGAGCACTACAGTATGCTTTTCTGAAACTTGTGTAAGACCTTGAAATACTAGTTTTCATGTGAATAGCTTCACAAAAGGTTTCATTATAGAAGAACGCATTCCTTAGCTTGCAAAACTCGCTTTAGAGGAGATTAGTCCTGCGGGAGATTAGCTCTTAAATGAGTCTGCATTTTTAGTGTGTGTGTGACTTAAGGCTTTATCATCAGGTGGAGGAGTGCCCAGTGCTCCGCCACAGACCTCTCTATGTGGGAAGGGGTGACCTGAACCCCAGGCTCGCCCTTTCGGGGCCAGGGTTTCAGAAGCACCAACGCAGACCTGTGCTGGTGGAGAAACTCCCTCTTAAGCTGAAGAGCCTGTTTGGGTTTGTGGGGCACCCGCTGGGCTGATTTCTGATCCTTGGCTTTTGGGTTCTCCCCTACGTGACTCCATGGGTCCATCACAGTGCAGCCAGCCAGGGAAAGCTTCACCTTGCTCCAAGGCAAGAGAGTGCTGTGAACAGGTAGGTCTCAAATACCATCTTTTTCAAAGCCTTACTGGGAACACGGACCTGCAGACCTCCTTGCTGCTGGGTGACTGCTGGAGAGGCTGCGCGAGCCCGCCTGTGGGGACAACTGCAAGTGTCTGCCAGCTGGTGGCTTGTTGACTTCTGGTCTCGCTGGTGACCTGCTAGGCCATGGCAGCTGTCTGCGGTTGGTATCTGGAACCACATTCCTTGCATGGTGCTTGCCACGGTAGCCTGGGGAGGGACACAGTACGATGGGAGAATCAGATGGCACGGTTGTTGGCAGCGATGAAGCTCTCCGCTGGGAGCAGGAGGCtttgaaagtaatttcagtGGTGGAGTCAGCTCAGCTTGGAGCACCCCGATAAGTCTGCTACCGCTGAGCCCATGCAGCGAGGGGACAGGCAGGTATCTTCTGAAATGCACCACGTGCAGCGCTCAGGCTTTCTGCTGGGCTCGCAGTCTGAGCTGCGTGGAGAAGAGGGGATGGGAAGTGCTCTGAGCAGGCTCAGGTGAACTAAGACTTCTGTAACTTGGCTGCTGTGTGCGAAGTGGCTCTTAAACAAATATTTCCACAGGCCCAAGTCTCTGAACAGCCTGAATCACACTTGGAAGAAAACCCTCTTTGTTGCAAAGGATTTCAGGTGATGTCTAGATACATCCCTTTCGGCTggcatctctgctgctgttaCTGCAGGAGCAGAGTAGAATgactgcctccctggggccaggGCTCAAAGCCGCTTCTTCACCACCATGTCCCAGCGGGTTTTGTGCTGTGCCTGGGCGAGCAGATCCCCTGACGCCCGGAGAGACGTGGTGGCGCAGTGTGTAGAGCAGGCCTCCGccttcagctgcttcagcagcactgctggccCCAAGCCGATAAATCCCAATGGATCTTGTCTTGCTTTGTCTCTCGCCCAAGGACTCCAGACACCCGTAAGTGCCTCCAGTCCACTGTCATCTCATCTTAGATGACTTCTGAGGCTGGCTTGTGTGGGCAGTAACTCCAGTGCCAGCTGTGGCCTCTCTGTCAGAGATTGCTCCTCAGCACTGAAGcctccagttttttttttcccttgatggGTTACTGTTCACCTGGATTAATGATTAAGACAGCTTTGCTCCTGTTTCTGCTGGAGGAGTTTGACCTGAGTGcgttttttcttgcctttcttcaTAGCCAGTAACTGAGCGCTATGGTTAGCAGCTACATAGACTCCGTTGGTGTGTACGCGCTGGTGCCAACACTTGTTATACCTATAGATAACGATGTCCACCTTGCTTTCCCAGGCTGTTACGCATGTCTCCAGCCCAGTGACTGAAGCTGCTGGTGACAGTAGCCGTATGCTTGTAAATATTGTAACTCCAGGCAGCCAGGTATTTGCGTGCTAAATGTGTTTTGTCGAATCCTTTAGTGAACTTTGAAGCCCTGATCATTGCCATGTCTGTGGTGGGAGGAGGAATCCTTATCATGTTGGgggtctgctgctgctgctgctgttgtaagaaaaagagcaaaaagcaagTATCGGAGGGGTTCCCTGTTTTCTTGGAGTAGCTCAGATGCAACCACATGCTGTTGCAGAACTGAGTGCCAAGCGCCGCTAATGGGCTCTTCTGTCTGGCAGGCCAGACAAGGATGACGAGAGAGCGGCCAGGGAGCGGGAGAAGAGGCGGGTGCGGCAGGAGGAGAGGTGAGGTTGTgccacaggctgcaggacagTCTGTTGTAGCATCAGACACGATGCCAGGAGGCACGTGGGGCTCAATACATGCAGTCAGTGGCTGCTTCAACCCTAGCTCAAATGTAAACCTCACGAGCAACCTCCTTCTGGGGTGACTCATGGATGCAGCATCACAACAGTGTCTTGTATCCGACTCCTCGAGGGCTGCTGATGTGCATGGGCTCTGGTGGTCCCCAGAGCTTCCAGGAGTGGGCAGTGGGGGGCTGAGCAAACCTGGTAGCATGGAGCTTGGGAAGAAGCAAGGAGCTGTAGCTCCTCTTGCTTGGTTTTGTATCGCCAGCCATTGACTCATGgtttttccatttgcttcttgcaggagagcagagatgaAATCACGGCACGATGAAATCCGAAGAAAATACGGTACAGTGCTGACATGA
It includes:
- the PTTG1IP gene encoding pituitary tumor-transforming gene 1 protein-interacting protein, whose translation is MAPALRLCAALALVLLPAAAAQDVAGDCRQYTNRSCEECLKNVTCLWCASSRRCVEYPVRRVLPPADLCELRSARWGVCWVNFEALIIAMSVVGGGILIMLGVCCCCCCCKKKSKKPDKDDERAAREREKRRVRQEERRAEMKSRHDEIRRKYGLFKEENPYAKFEN